A region from the Pseudomonas promysalinigenes genome encodes:
- a CDS encoding ABC transporter ATP-binding protein yields MPLAVQFTQVCRTFGEVKAVDQVSIDIEDGEFFSMLGPSGSGKTTCLRLIAGFEQPNSGSIRIHGVEAAGVPPYQRDVNTVFQDYALFPHMNVRDNIAYGLKVKGVAKAERLARAEQALNMVALAGYGERRPAQLSGGQRQRVALARALVNRPRVLLLDEPLGALDLKLREQMQGELKKLQRQLGITFIFVTHDQTEALSMSDRVAVFNRGRIEQVDTPRNLYMKPATTFVAEFVGTSNVIRGDLAEQLCGRRTPFSIRPEHIRLVDQPGQVQEVQLAGVLRDVQYQGSATRYEVQLSSGQLIAVSQANDRWQVQSQPLQVGQPVQVRWPREAMTALEETLMGQDH; encoded by the coding sequence ATGCCTCTAGCCGTTCAGTTCACCCAGGTTTGCCGCACCTTCGGCGAGGTCAAGGCTGTCGACCAGGTCAGCATCGACATCGAAGATGGCGAATTCTTCTCCATGCTTGGCCCTTCCGGCTCGGGCAAGACGACCTGCCTGCGCCTGATCGCAGGCTTCGAGCAACCAAACAGCGGCTCTATTCGTATCCATGGCGTCGAGGCTGCAGGGGTGCCGCCCTATCAACGTGACGTCAACACGGTATTCCAGGACTACGCGCTGTTCCCGCACATGAACGTGCGCGACAACATCGCCTACGGCCTCAAAGTCAAAGGCGTGGCCAAAGCCGAACGCCTGGCCCGTGCCGAGCAAGCGCTGAACATGGTTGCCCTGGCAGGCTATGGCGAACGCAGGCCGGCACAGCTTTCCGGCGGCCAGCGCCAGCGCGTGGCCCTGGCCCGCGCGTTGGTCAACCGGCCACGGGTGCTGTTGCTCGATGAACCGCTTGGCGCACTGGACCTGAAGCTTCGCGAACAGATGCAGGGCGAGCTCAAGAAACTGCAACGCCAGCTTGGCATCACCTTCATCTTCGTCACCCACGACCAGACCGAAGCGCTTTCGATGTCGGATCGGGTGGCAGTATTCAACCGTGGGCGCATTGAGCAGGTCGACACGCCACGCAACCTCTACATGAAGCCTGCCACCACCTTCGTGGCCGAGTTCGTCGGCACTTCGAACGTAATCCGCGGTGATCTTGCCGAACAACTTTGCGGCAGGCGCACGCCGTTTTCCATTCGCCCCGAGCATATCCGCCTGGTGGATCAACCTGGGCAAGTGCAGGAGGTTCAGCTAGCGGGCGTGCTGCGCGACGTTCAGTACCAGGGCAGTGCCACGCGCTATGAGGTGCAGCTGAGCAGCGGCCAGTTGATCGCTGTCAGCCAAGCCAACGACCGCTGGCAGGTGCAAAGCCAGCCCTTGCAGGTCGGCCAGCCAGTACAGGTGCGCTGGCCACGCGAGGCAATGACTGCGCTTGAGGAAACCCTCATGGGCCAGGACCACTGA
- a CDS encoding chemotaxis response regulator protein-glutamate methylesterase — MKVAIVNDMPMAVEALRRALAFEPAHQVAWVAGNGAEAVRKCAEDTPDLILMDLIMPVMDGVEATRRIMAESPCAIVIVTVDRKQNVHRVFEAMGHGALDVVDTPALGAGDAREAAAPLLRKILNIGWLIGQQRCGPSKPVSAPMREASRRCALVAIGSSAGGPAALEVLLKGLPRDFPASIVLVQHVDQVFAAGMAEWLASASGLPVRLAREGEPPQPGQVLLAGTNHHIRLLQGGQLAYTAEPVNEIYRPSIDVFFESVARYWNGEAVGVLLTGMGRDGAQGLKLMRQQGFMTIAQDQASSAVYGMPKAAAAIDAAVEIRPLERIAGRLMEIFAK, encoded by the coding sequence ATGAAAGTTGCCATCGTCAACGATATGCCCATGGCCGTAGAGGCGTTGCGTCGAGCACTGGCGTTCGAGCCTGCCCATCAGGTGGCCTGGGTGGCCGGCAATGGTGCCGAAGCCGTGCGCAAGTGCGCCGAGGACACCCCCGATTTGATTCTCATGGATCTGATCATGCCGGTGATGGATGGTGTGGAGGCTACCCGGCGCATCATGGCCGAATCCCCCTGCGCCATCGTCATCGTCACCGTCGATCGCAAGCAGAATGTGCACCGGGTGTTCGAAGCCATGGGCCACGGCGCGCTGGATGTGGTCGACACTCCGGCACTCGGGGCTGGCGATGCGCGCGAGGCTGCAGCACCTTTGCTGCGCAAGATCCTCAACATTGGTTGGCTGATCGGCCAGCAGCGCTGCGGGCCGAGCAAGCCGGTGTCGGCGCCGATGCGCGAGGCCTCACGGCGCTGTGCTCTGGTGGCAATCGGTTCGTCCGCGGGAGGGCCGGCTGCGCTGGAGGTATTGCTCAAGGGGCTGCCACGCGATTTCCCGGCCTCGATCGTGCTGGTCCAGCATGTTGACCAGGTATTCGCCGCGGGCATGGCCGAGTGGCTGGCCAGTGCCAGCGGGTTGCCCGTGCGCCTGGCGCGCGAAGGCGAGCCGCCACAGCCTGGGCAAGTGCTGCTGGCAGGCACCAATCACCACATCCGGCTGCTACAGGGCGGCCAGTTGGCCTACACTGCCGAACCGGTCAACGAAATCTACCGGCCTTCTATCGATGTGTTTTTCGAGAGTGTGGCGCGTTACTGGAACGGCGAAGCGGTGGGTGTACTACTCACCGGTATGGGCCGTGATGGCGCCCAAGGCCTGAAGCTGATGCGCCAGCAAGGCTTCATGACGATTGCTCAGGACCAGGCCAGCAGCGCCGTCTATGGCATGCCCAAGGCCGCTGCGGCGATTGACGCAGCGGTAGAAATCCGCCCGCTCGAGCGAATTGCCGGGCGCTTGATGGAAATCTTTGCAAAATGA
- a CDS encoding tellurite resistance TerB family protein, whose amino-acid sequence MNTRGLLDQLLKSGQELLNKQSGAAKPAAGGGSLGGLLSGVGGGALGAGALGMLLGSKKARKYGGKVLTYGGLAALGVLAYKAYGNWQAQQGAGQQAEPRTLDRLPAAQAEQHSQAVLRALVAAAKSDGHIDERERTLIEGEFTRLDSDRELQQWLHAELNKPLDPAEVARAAQTPEMAAEMYLASVMMVDQENFMERAYLDELARQLQLDPALRQELENQVRLAAGQ is encoded by the coding sequence ATGAACACTCGAGGCCTGCTCGACCAATTGCTCAAATCCGGCCAGGAGCTGCTCAACAAGCAGTCTGGTGCGGCCAAACCAGCGGCCGGTGGCGGTAGCCTCGGCGGTTTGCTCTCCGGCGTCGGCGGTGGCGCATTGGGGGCTGGTGCCCTGGGCATGCTGTTGGGTAGCAAAAAGGCGCGCAAGTATGGCGGCAAGGTACTGACCTATGGCGGCTTGGCTGCGCTCGGCGTGCTGGCCTACAAAGCTTATGGCAACTGGCAGGCTCAGCAGGGTGCGGGCCAGCAGGCCGAACCACGGACCCTCGACCGACTGCCTGCGGCGCAGGCGGAACAGCACAGCCAGGCAGTGCTGCGCGCGCTGGTGGCGGCTGCCAAGTCCGACGGCCATATCGACGAGCGCGAGCGCACGCTCATCGAGGGTGAGTTCACCCGTCTGGACAGCGACCGGGAGTTGCAGCAATGGCTGCATGCCGAGTTGAACAAACCGCTCGACCCGGCCGAAGTCGCCCGCGCTGCGCAAACCCCAGAGATGGCGGCCGAGATGTATCTGGCCAGTGTAATGATGGTCGATCAGGAAAATTTCATGGAGCGCGCCTACCTCGACGAGCTGGCCCGTCAGCTGCAGCTAGACCCGGCTTTGCGTCAGGAATTGGAAAATCAGGTACGGCTCGCCGCAGGCCAATGA
- a CDS encoding CheR family methyltransferase: MNAQRFFRFLQERIGLDVESVGVAMVERALSQRCVAIQAADLDDYWVRLQQSPDEQQALIEAVIVPETWFFRYPESFSALVGLAHKRLAELAGERPLRLLSLPCSTGEEPYSLAMALLDAGLSPLDFHIDGIDISPTSVAKGVKGSYGRNSFRGSELSFRERHFHVCDDGHQLDQKVRRQVSLSVGNVLDPALASRNGQYDFVFCRNLLIYFDLATQQRVFEVLKRLAQPQGVLFIGPAEGSLLARLGMRPLGIAQSFAYVRQAADAPPAPALPIKPVAQPITPSRPTRVPAWPVRATGPAPAPVQPRESESELLAAIARQANAGDSSQARASCQRYLRQFAPTAQVYYWLGLLSDTEGDAQQALTHYRKALYLEPQHPEALLHLATLLAAQGDDVGARRLQERAARVGRESER, encoded by the coding sequence ATGAACGCGCAACGGTTCTTCCGCTTCCTGCAGGAGCGCATCGGCCTGGATGTCGAGTCGGTGGGCGTGGCAATGGTCGAACGGGCCCTGAGCCAGCGTTGTGTGGCGATTCAGGCCGCCGACCTCGATGATTATTGGGTACGCCTGCAGCAATCGCCCGATGAGCAGCAGGCGCTGATCGAGGCCGTGATCGTTCCGGAAACCTGGTTTTTCCGCTACCCCGAATCGTTCAGCGCTTTGGTAGGGCTGGCCCACAAACGCTTGGCCGAATTGGCTGGCGAGCGGCCATTGCGTCTGCTCAGCTTGCCGTGCTCCACCGGCGAAGAGCCGTACTCGCTTGCCATGGCGCTGCTCGACGCGGGCCTGAGCCCTCTCGACTTTCACATCGACGGGATCGACATCAGCCCAACTTCGGTTGCCAAAGGCGTGAAGGGGTCATATGGGCGCAACTCGTTTCGTGGCAGTGAGCTGTCGTTCCGCGAGCGCCACTTCCACGTGTGCGATGATGGCCATCAGCTGGATCAGAAGGTACGCCGGCAAGTCAGCCTCAGTGTGGGCAACGTGCTCGATCCGGCGCTCGCCAGCCGCAATGGCCAGTACGACTTCGTGTTCTGCCGCAACCTGCTGATCTACTTCGACCTGGCCACCCAGCAGCGGGTGTTCGAGGTGCTCAAGCGCCTTGCGCAACCCCAGGGGGTGCTTTTCATTGGCCCTGCCGAGGGCAGCCTGCTGGCGCGATTGGGGATGCGGCCTTTGGGTATCGCGCAGTCGTTTGCCTACGTGCGGCAAGCGGCCGATGCACCACCAGCGCCGGCCCTGCCGATCAAGCCTGTTGCCCAGCCTATTACCCCAAGCCGTCCGACGCGGGTTCCCGCTTGGCCGGTGCGTGCCACTGGGCCTGCGCCAGCACCCGTGCAGCCACGTGAGAGCGAGAGCGAGTTACTGGCCGCCATTGCCAGGCAGGCCAATGCCGGCGACAGCTCCCAGGCCCGTGCCAGTTGCCAGCGCTACCTGCGGCAGTTCGCGCCGACAGCCCAGGTTTACTATTGGCTGGGGCTGCTCAGCGACACCGAAGGTGATGCACAGCAAGCGCTTACACATTACCGCAAAGCCCTTTATCTGGAGCCTCAGCATCCTGAGGCATTGCTGCACCTGGCCACGCTGTTGGCTGCCCAGGGTGACGATGTTGGGGCCCGTCGCCTGCAGGAACGGGCGGCGCGAGTTGGCCGGGAGTCTGAACGATGA
- a CDS encoding chemotaxis protein CheW, producing MKDEHAVELMAVDDERIDDCWNRIGVHGNKACPLLARHIHCRNCEVYSAAATRLLDRFALIDADLAHVDAPAEPCAGRSLLLFRLGEEWLAMATACLAEIAPVQPVHSLPHQRSRVLKGVANVRGALVPCLSLGELLGVDRASDPAQSGRSMPRMLILAASGGPVVLAVDEIDGIHRLDSALLGADEDAAPFTAAVLQWRGRSVRVLDDQQLLSAVQRSLS from the coding sequence ATGAAAGATGAACACGCGGTCGAGCTGATGGCCGTGGACGACGAACGTATTGACGATTGTTGGAACCGCATTGGTGTACACGGCAACAAAGCGTGTCCGCTGCTGGCACGACACATTCATTGCCGCAACTGCGAAGTCTATTCGGCGGCGGCCACGCGCCTGCTCGACCGTTTTGCGTTGATCGACGCTGACCTGGCCCACGTAGATGCTCCTGCCGAACCCTGTGCTGGCCGTTCGCTGCTGCTGTTCCGCCTGGGCGAGGAGTGGCTGGCTATGGCCACCGCCTGCCTGGCCGAGATCGCCCCTGTGCAACCTGTGCATTCGCTGCCGCACCAACGTTCGCGGGTACTGAAAGGGGTAGCCAACGTGCGCGGTGCGTTGGTGCCATGTCTGTCTTTGGGTGAGCTGCTTGGAGTTGACCGGGCTTCGGACCCTGCGCAGAGCGGCCGGTCCATGCCGCGCATGTTGATCCTGGCGGCGTCAGGCGGGCCTGTGGTGCTGGCGGTCGACGAGATCGACGGTATTCACCGCCTCGATAGCGCGCTGCTGGGTGCCGATGAGGATGCCGCACCCTTCACAGCCGCAGTGCTGCAGTGGCGCGGGCGCAGTGTGCGGGTGCTGGACGACCAGCAATTACTGTCTGCCGTGCAGCGGAGCCTGTCATGA
- the ydcS gene encoding putative ABC transporter substrate-binding protein YdcS codes for MSVHNTALLGAVIGALSASAGLQAAEMPKALGAGEGRLDIVAWPGYIERGESDKAYDWVTGFEKETGCKVSVKTAATSDEMVSLMAKGGYDLVTASGDASLRLIAGKRVQPINTALIPNWKTIDPRLQNGGWYVVDKQVYGTPYQWGPNVLLYNTNTFKQAPTSWAVVFEPQALPDGKPNKGRVQAYDGPIYIADAALYLKSAKPELGIKDPYELDETQYKAVLELLRQQQPLIHRYWHDATVQMSDVKNEGVVATSSWGYMVNGLKAENQPVASTIPKEGATGWADTTMLHSEAKHPNCAYKWMDWSLQPKVQGDVAAWFGSLPAVPAACTGSELLGAEGCKTNGFDNFDKIAFWKTPQAQGGKFVPYSRWTQDYIAIMGGR; via the coding sequence ATGTCAGTGCACAACACCGCATTGCTCGGCGCTGTCATCGGCGCGCTGTCGGCCAGCGCCGGCCTGCAGGCAGCCGAGATGCCCAAGGCACTGGGCGCCGGCGAAGGCCGGCTGGACATCGTCGCCTGGCCCGGCTACATCGAGCGCGGTGAAAGCGACAAAGCCTATGATTGGGTCACCGGGTTTGAAAAGGAAACCGGGTGCAAAGTCAGCGTAAAGACCGCAGCCACCTCAGACGAGATGGTCAGCCTGATGGCCAAAGGTGGCTATGACTTGGTCACCGCCTCCGGCGATGCTTCGCTGCGCCTGATCGCCGGCAAGCGAGTGCAGCCGATCAACACAGCGCTGATCCCCAACTGGAAGACCATCGACCCGCGCCTGCAGAACGGAGGTTGGTACGTGGTCGATAAACAGGTGTACGGCACACCCTATCAGTGGGGCCCCAATGTGCTGCTGTACAACACCAACACCTTCAAACAGGCACCGACCAGCTGGGCGGTGGTGTTCGAGCCGCAAGCGCTGCCCGATGGCAAACCCAACAAAGGCCGTGTGCAAGCCTACGATGGGCCAATCTATATCGCTGACGCCGCGCTATACCTGAAATCCGCCAAGCCAGAGCTAGGCATCAAGGACCCGTACGAGCTCGACGAAACACAGTACAAGGCAGTGCTTGAACTGCTCCGCCAACAGCAACCCCTGATCCACCGTTACTGGCACGATGCAACGGTGCAGATGAGCGATGTGAAAAACGAGGGCGTGGTCGCCACCAGTTCCTGGGGTTACATGGTCAATGGCCTGAAGGCCGAGAACCAGCCGGTGGCCTCGACCATACCCAAGGAGGGCGCCACTGGCTGGGCCGACACCACCATGCTGCACAGTGAAGCCAAGCATCCCAATTGCGCCTACAAGTGGATGGACTGGTCGCTGCAGCCGAAGGTACAGGGCGATGTAGCGGCCTGGTTCGGCTCGTTGCCGGCGGTACCTGCCGCCTGCACCGGCAGCGAACTGCTGGGCGCCGAAGGGTGCAAGACCAACGGCTTCGATAATTTCGACAAGATCGCCTTCTGGAAGACGCCACAGGCCCAAGGCGGCAAGTTCGTGCCCTACAGCCGCTGGACCCAGGACTACATTGCGATCATGGGCGGGCGCTAA
- a CDS encoding chemotaxis protein CheW, with amino-acid sequence MNHLHAQPPVTPSAKGTLYLQFRLNQQRFALDVRQVIEVLPRRTLKPIAQAPAWVAGILAHRGNLVPVVDLSALSFAQPAAERASTRLVLVRYRGEHVLGLILEQATETLRCQADEFQPYGLDGGNAPYLGPVRQDAQGLLQRIEVDDLLTDAVRASLFPGAPGQVLP; translated from the coding sequence ATGAACCACCTGCATGCCCAGCCGCCAGTCACACCCAGCGCCAAGGGCACACTGTATCTGCAGTTTCGCCTCAACCAGCAGCGTTTTGCCCTGGACGTTCGCCAAGTGATAGAGGTGCTGCCCCGGCGCACCTTGAAACCGATTGCCCAGGCGCCGGCTTGGGTCGCCGGCATACTGGCGCATCGCGGCAACCTGGTGCCTGTGGTCGACCTCAGCGCATTGAGCTTCGCCCAGCCCGCCGCCGAGCGTGCCAGTACCCGCCTGGTACTGGTGCGTTACCGCGGTGAGCATGTGCTGGGGCTGATTCTCGAGCAGGCCACAGAGACCCTGCGTTGCCAGGCGGACGAGTTCCAACCGTATGGCCTGGATGGCGGCAACGCGCCGTACCTGGGCCCGGTGCGTCAAGATGCCCAGGGCTTGTTGCAACGCATCGAGGTGGATGACCTGCTGACCGACGCTGTGCGCGCATCGTTGTTCCCCGGTGCGCCAGGGCAGGTATTGCCATGA
- a CDS encoding hybrid sensor histidine kinase/response regulator, with amino-acid sequence MTPEQMRDASLLELFSLEAEAQTQVLSAGLMALERDPAQADQLEACMRAAHSLKGAARIVGIDAGVSVAHVMEDCLVAAQEGRLLLRAEHIDALLRGTDLLMHIATPGDPNGEALVPAFLQQMASLLDPGAAPAAPPLAPTVPDAPLSPPASALPAIEAEAEAAVPRKSGKRAGEGGERVLRVTADRLNSLLDLSSKSLVETQRLKPYLATLQRLKRMHGQGMRALDGLKTQLEASGQSPEVLDALAQTQRLLLETQQILQQQAADLDEFGWQASQRAQLLYDTALACRMRPFADVLTGQSRMVRDLGRSLGKQVQLQIEGEKTQVDRDVLEKLEAPLTHLLRNAVDHGVELPERRLLARKPETGTIRLRASHQAGLLMLELSDDGAGIDLERLKRNIVERGLSPADTVAQMSEEELLSFLFLPGFSLRDKVTEVSGRGVGLDAVQHMVRELRGSIGLSQVPGQGCRFQLEVPLTLSVVRSLVVEVGDEAYAFPLAHIERTLEVAADDIVQIEGRQHFWHEGRHIGLVAASQLLNRPTVQGEASSLRVVVIREREQLYGVAVERLVGERVLVVMPLDPRLGKVQDISAGALLDDGSVVLIVDVEDLLRSVEKLLSTGRLERIEHGVQGARGASRKRVLVVDDSLTVRELQRKLLSNRGYDVAVAVDGMDGWNALRNETFDLLITDIDMPRMDGIELVTLVRRDQRLQSLPVMVVSYKDREEDRRRGLDAGADYYLAKASFHDDALLDAVVELIGSAQG; translated from the coding sequence ATGACCCCAGAGCAAATGCGCGACGCATCGCTGCTCGAACTGTTCAGCCTGGAGGCTGAAGCTCAGACTCAGGTACTCAGTGCTGGGCTGATGGCGCTGGAGCGCGACCCGGCCCAGGCCGACCAGTTGGAAGCCTGCATGCGTGCGGCGCATTCGCTCAAAGGTGCTGCGCGCATTGTCGGCATCGATGCCGGTGTGAGTGTTGCCCATGTCATGGAAGATTGCCTGGTCGCGGCTCAGGAAGGTCGATTGCTATTGCGTGCCGAACACATCGATGCCTTGCTGCGTGGCACCGATTTGCTGATGCACATCGCCACGCCCGGCGACCCAAACGGCGAGGCGCTGGTGCCGGCGTTCCTCCAGCAGATGGCCAGCTTGCTGGACCCCGGCGCTGCGCCGGCTGCGCCGCCCTTGGCGCCTACTGTGCCCGATGCCCCACTGTCCCCCCCAGCCTCGGCGCTGCCGGCCATTGAAGCCGAGGCTGAGGCTGCGGTGCCGCGCAAGTCCGGCAAACGCGCCGGGGAGGGCGGTGAGCGAGTGTTGCGCGTGACCGCCGACCGCCTGAACAGCCTGCTCGACCTGTCGAGCAAGTCGCTGGTCGAAACCCAGCGACTCAAGCCTTACCTGGCTACCTTGCAGCGCCTTAAACGCATGCACGGGCAAGGCATGCGGGCGCTGGACGGCTTGAAAACACAGCTCGAAGCCAGCGGCCAGAGCCCCGAAGTACTCGACGCGCTGGCCCAGACCCAGCGCCTGCTGCTGGAAACGCAGCAGATCCTGCAGCAGCAGGCCGCCGACCTGGATGAATTCGGCTGGCAGGCCAGCCAGCGCGCCCAATTGCTTTATGACACGGCTTTGGCTTGCCGTATGCGCCCCTTTGCCGACGTTCTCACCGGGCAAAGCCGCATGGTCCGCGACCTGGGCCGGTCGCTGGGTAAGCAGGTGCAATTGCAGATCGAAGGTGAGAAAACCCAGGTCGATCGCGATGTGCTGGAGAAGCTCGAAGCACCACTGACCCATTTGCTGCGTAATGCGGTAGACCATGGCGTCGAGCTGCCTGAGCGGCGCTTGCTGGCGCGCAAGCCGGAAACAGGCACCATCCGCCTGCGTGCTTCGCACCAGGCCGGGCTGCTGATGCTGGAACTGAGCGACGACGGTGCCGGTATCGACCTTGAGCGCCTGAAACGCAATATCGTCGAGCGCGGCCTGTCGCCAGCCGACACCGTGGCGCAGATGAGCGAAGAGGAGCTGCTCAGTTTCCTGTTCCTGCCCGGCTTCAGCCTGCGTGACAAGGTCACCGAGGTGTCGGGGCGTGGCGTCGGCCTGGACGCGGTGCAGCACATGGTGCGCGAACTGCGCGGCTCGATCGGGCTGAGCCAGGTGCCGGGCCAGGGTTGCCGTTTCCAGCTTGAAGTGCCGCTGACCCTGTCGGTGGTACGCAGTCTGGTGGTGGAGGTGGGTGACGAGGCTTACGCGTTCCCGCTGGCGCACATCGAGCGCACGCTGGAAGTGGCGGCCGATGACATCGTACAAATCGAAGGCCGCCAGCACTTCTGGCACGAGGGTCGCCATATCGGCCTGGTCGCGGCAAGCCAGTTGCTCAATCGACCGACAGTACAAGGTGAGGCGAGCAGCCTGAGGGTGGTGGTGATCCGTGAACGCGAGCAGCTCTATGGCGTTGCCGTGGAGCGCCTGGTGGGCGAGCGGGTGCTGGTGGTCATGCCGCTGGACCCGCGCCTGGGCAAGGTTCAGGACATCTCTGCCGGGGCGCTGCTGGACGACGGCTCGGTGGTATTGATCGTGGATGTCGAAGACCTGCTGCGCTCGGTCGAAAAACTGCTGAGCACCGGCCGCCTTGAACGCATCGAGCATGGCGTACAGGGCGCGCGAGGTGCCAGCCGCAAGCGCGTTCTGGTCGTGGACGATTCGCTCACCGTGCGCGAGCTGCAACGTAAGCTGCTGAGCAACCGAGGCTACGACGTGGCAGTGGCGGTGGATGGCATGGATGGCTGGAATGCCCTGCGCAACGAAACCTTCGACCTGCTGATCACCGACATCGATATGCCGCGCATGGATGGTATCGAGCTGGTCACCCTGGTGCGTCGCGACCAACGGTTGCAGTCGTTGCCGGTGATGGTGGTGTCGTACAAGGATCGTGAGGAAGATCGTCGACGCGGCCTCGATGCTGGCGCCGACTACTATTTGGCGAAGGCTAGCTTCCACGACGATGCGTTGCTCGATGCCGTGGTGGAACTGATCGGGAGTGCTCAGGGATGA
- a CDS encoding methyl-accepting chemotaxis protein — protein MKNWTLRQRILASFAVIIAIMLLMIVAAYSRLVTIESAEEAVGKDSIPGVYYSSMIRSAWVDSYVTSQQLVGLSNHRELTQADLELFKSFDDRLKQYMASYQGTIKDAQDQQSFDTFIKLEENYLKAVGQVLDAYRQHDYSQAQRLISETLTPAWVDGRKHLNTVIERNRQSADAATHEIVNAVNTAKGSMVVSLLLAIVAAGICGLLLMRAITAPVQRVVHALDKLRSGDLSMRLSLDRKDEFGAIESGFNEMAEALANLVAQAQRSSVQVTTSVTEIAATSKQQQATATETAATTTEIGATSREIAATSRDLVRTMTEVTSAADQASSLAGSGQQGLARMEETMHQVMGAADLVNAKLGILNEKASNITQMVVTIVKVADQTNLLSLNAAIEAEKAGEYGRGFSVVATEVRRLADQTAVATYDIEQMVREIQSAVSAGVMGMDKFSEEVRRGMFEVQQVGEQLSQIIHQVQALAPRVLMVNEGMQAQATGAEQINQALAQLSDASTQTVESLRQASFAIDELSQVAAGLRGGVSRFKV, from the coding sequence GTGAAGAACTGGACCTTGCGCCAACGGATCCTGGCAAGTTTCGCCGTGATCATCGCCATCATGCTGCTGATGATCGTTGCCGCCTACTCGCGGTTGGTGACCATCGAAAGCGCCGAGGAAGCGGTAGGCAAAGACAGCATTCCAGGGGTCTACTACAGCTCGATGATCCGCAGCGCATGGGTCGACAGCTACGTTACCAGCCAACAATTGGTGGGCCTGTCCAACCACCGCGAGCTCACCCAGGCGGACCTCGAACTGTTCAAAAGCTTCGACGATCGCCTCAAGCAGTACATGGCCAGCTACCAAGGCACCATCAAGGACGCACAAGATCAGCAAAGCTTCGATACCTTCATCAAACTCGAAGAAAACTACCTGAAGGCGGTTGGGCAAGTACTCGATGCCTATCGCCAGCACGACTACAGCCAAGCGCAGCGGTTGATCAGCGAGACGCTCACGCCAGCTTGGGTGGATGGTCGCAAGCACCTCAATACCGTTATCGAGCGCAACCGCCAGTCTGCAGACGCCGCCACCCATGAAATAGTCAACGCCGTGAACACCGCCAAGGGCAGCATGGTGGTCTCGCTGCTGCTGGCAATCGTTGCTGCTGGTATCTGTGGTTTGTTGCTGATGCGGGCCATTACCGCGCCGGTGCAACGTGTGGTACATGCGCTCGATAAACTGCGTTCCGGCGATCTGAGCATGCGCCTGAGCCTGGATCGCAAGGACGAGTTCGGCGCCATCGAAAGCGGCTTCAACGAAATGGCCGAGGCTTTGGCCAATCTGGTGGCCCAGGCCCAGCGCTCGTCGGTGCAGGTCACCACGTCGGTCACTGAGATCGCCGCCACGTCCAAGCAGCAGCAAGCCACTGCCACTGAAACGGCTGCCACCACTACCGAGATCGGCGCCACCTCGCGTGAAATCGCCGCTACCTCACGGGACCTGGTGCGCACCATGACCGAAGTTACCAGCGCTGCCGACCAGGCATCGAGCCTGGCAGGCTCCGGCCAGCAGGGCCTGGCGCGGATGGAAGAAACCATGCACCAGGTGATGGGGGCCGCCGATCTGGTCAACGCCAAACTGGGGATACTTAACGAAAAAGCCAGCAACATCACGCAGATGGTGGTGACCATCGTCAAGGTGGCCGACCAGACCAACCTGCTCTCGCTCAATGCGGCCATCGAGGCGGAAAAGGCGGGTGAATATGGCCGCGGCTTCTCGGTGGTCGCCACCGAGGTTCGGCGCCTGGCCGATCAGACAGCGGTCGCCACCTACGACATCGAGCAGATGGTGCGGGAAATACAGTCGGCGGTGTCGGCCGGGGTGATGGGCATGGACAAGTTCTCCGAAGAGGTGCGCCGCGGCATGTTCGAGGTGCAGCAGGTGGGTGAACAATTGAGCCAGATCATTCACCAGGTCCAGGCTCTGGCGCCCCGAGTATTGATGGTCAACGAAGGCATGCAGGCCCAGGCCACCGGTGCCGAACAGATCAACCAGGCGCTGGCCCAGCTCAGCGATGCCAGCACGCAAACGGTGGAGTCACTGCGCCAGGCCAGTTTTGCCATCGATGAACTGAGCCAAGTGGCTGCCGGCCTGCGCGGTGGTGTATCGCGCTTCAAAGTCTGA